In Euzebya sp., the genomic window CGATCGAACCGCTCAGCGACGAGGTGGTCGCCCGGTCGACCTGGACCCCCGAGTGCCCCGTCGGACGGGACGACCTCCGCTACGTCACCGTCAGCTTCTGGGGGTTCGACGAGCGCCCCCACACCGGGGAGATGATCGTCCACGCCAGCTGGGCCGAGGAGGTCGTCGACATCTTCGGCCAGCTCTTCGACGCCCGCTACCCGATCGAGGAGATGCGGATCGTCAGCGCCGAGGAGCTCGACGGCACCCCGACCGGCGACGGGAACGACACCACGGCGTTCGTGTGCCGGCCGACGCGCGGGTCGACGAACTGGTCCCAGCACGCCTACGGCCTCGCCGTCGACGTCAACCCGTTCATCAACCCCTACCGCCGCGGTGACCGGATCCTCCCCGAGCTCGCCGGCGCGTACCTCGACCGCGCGCACGAGCGGCCGGGGATGCTCGACGAGACCTCAGTCGCCGTCCGCGCCTTCGACGCCATCGGCTGGGGCTGGGGCGGGCGCTGGAGCAGCCTCATCGACTACATGCACTTCAGCGCCAACGGGCGCTGAGCCGCCCGCAGCCGCCGCCGGGGTTGGACGACCGTCAGCCCACGACGGTCGCGTACGCCAACCGGGTGGGGGAGGGGAGGAGGTCCTCGCCACCCACGGCCCACCCCGTCCGGGCGGCCAGCGCCTCGAGCCGCGCGCGCACGCGGTCGTCCACCTCGGGACCGGTCACGAGCGGTGCGGCGCCCTCCCGGACCGCGACGGGAGCGGCGGCGAGGCGTTCGGGCCCGCCCTCCGCCCCGGTCAGGACGACGACGCCCGGTCCCGCGTCAGGCAGACCGTCCTCGACGGCGGCCGCGGCCAGGGC contains:
- a CDS encoding M15 family metallopeptidase gives rise to the protein TAAAPPAATPTHTSTAPPLPHGVARPPWLGTRPLPLGPDGEALPQPTPPELVVRRIPTIDLLPPPPPGAPFASTIEPLSDEVVARSTWTPECPVGRDDLRYVTVSFWGFDERPHTGEMIVHASWAEEVVDIFGQLFDARYPIEEMRIVSAEELDGTPTGDGNDTTAFVCRPTRGSTNWSQHAYGLAVDVNPFINPYRRGDRILPELAGAYLDRAHERPGMLDETSVAVRAFDAIGWGWGGRWSSLIDYMHFSANGR